The Streptomyces vinaceus genome contains the following window.
AACCCCGTGGCCCGTGGGCGCGAGGATTCGTGGCAGACGCCGGACGGCAGCACGAGCGACGGGGAGCCGCGCGCGTGAGCGGGCCCGGTGCGCTGCGAGAGGGACGAGAGGCGCCGTACGCTGCGGAGCCGTCCTCGCCCCCGCGGCCCGTCGACTACGGCCTGATGGCCCTGCCGGGCGTCTACCGGCCGCAGGCGGACACCCTCCTCCTCGCCGAGGCGCTCGACCGGGAGGAGCTGGGGCCGCGCACGGACGCACTGGAGATCGGTACGGGTACCGGTGCGCTGGCCCTGCACGCCGCGGGCAGGGGAGCGCGCGTCACGGCGGTCGACGTCTCCTGGCCCGCCGTGGTCACGGCGCGGCTGAACTCCCTGCGCCGACGGGTGCCCCTGCGCGTCCTGCACGGCGACTTCGCGGCACGCACCGCGGGGCGCCGCTTCGACCTGGTCATCACGAATCCGCCGTACGTCCCCGCCCCGGGCGACAGGCTGCCGTCGTACGGGCCGAGGCGGGCCTGGGACGCCGGTCCGGACGGCCGCGGGGTCATCGACCGGATCTGCGCCGACGCGCCCGCCCTGCTGCGTCCCGGCGGCGTCCTGCTCATGGTGCACTCCGGGATGTGCGGGGCCGAGCGCACGCTCGACCGCCTGGCCGGGGCGGGGCTGTCCGCCGCGGTCACGGCGAAGGCCTCCGTGCCCTGGGGCCCCGTACTGCGTTCGCGACGGGCCTGGCTGGAGCAGCGGGGACTCGCGGCACAGGCCCAGGAGTGGGAAGAGCTGGTGATCATCCGTGCCGAGTCCGAATGACCCCGGCCCGCGCCGGGTTCCCGCGACGGCGCCCGCCCGCCGGGTATGTGTGGATCCGCAGGGCCCGGTCCTGGTCGAGGGTCCGGTCGAGATCGTGCTGGACGACGGGACGGTCGCCCGCTCGGACCGCTTCATGGTCGCGCTGTGCACCTGCCGTCGCAGCCGCGCCTACCCCTGGTGCGACACCAGCCACCGCCGACGCGAGCGGGCGGAACCGCCGCCCGGGAACAGGAAGCCCCGATGACCCCTCCCAGCCCGAGCGCCACGGAGACCGCCGCCGGCCCCCGCCTCGTCGAGGGGCGGGGCGAGCTGTCCCGCGCCGTGACGCAGGCCCTGCGGTCGGGCGGCCGGCCGGTCCACGCCACCGCGTCCGTGCTGAAGGCGGACCCGTGGGGTGAGGACCTCCAGCTCGCGCTGTACCTCCTCTACGAACTGCACTACCGCGGCTTCGAAGGCGTGG
Protein-coding sequences here:
- a CDS encoding CDGSH iron-sulfur domain-containing protein, with the translated sequence MPSPNDPGPRRVPATAPARRVCVDPQGPVLVEGPVEIVLDDGTVARSDRFMVALCTCRRSRAYPWCDTSHRRRERAEPPPGNRKPR
- a CDS encoding HemK2/MTQ2 family protein methyltransferase — protein: MALPGVYRPQADTLLLAEALDREELGPRTDALEIGTGTGALALHAAGRGARVTAVDVSWPAVVTARLNSLRRRVPLRVLHGDFAARTAGRRFDLVITNPPYVPAPGDRLPSYGPRRAWDAGPDGRGVIDRICADAPALLRPGGVLLMVHSGMCGAERTLDRLAGAGLSAAVTAKASVPWGPVLRSRRAWLEQRGLAAQAQEWEELVIIRAESE